A region of the Myxococcus stipitatus DSM 14675 genome:
CCGGTCGACGAGCGCGGCGTACTTCTCATCCGCCTGCCGCAACAGCTTCGGCCCCGAGTCACACCCGATGGGAACTACCAGACAAAGCGCGAGTGAAAGCGCGGCCCGAAGCCGCCGGAAGGCAATCCACATGACGCGTAGGTACCTCCTGCTGGCCTCTGGAGGGAAGCGCGGCTAGGGTTCCGCCCCGTGCAGCCCATCCTTCTCGCCTTCTTGCTCGGCCTGTCACAGGGCCTGCTCCACGCGGTGGGGCCGGACCACTGCGCCGCCGTGGCCACCCTGGGGACCCTGAACGGGGGCCGCCGCCGCGCCGCCATCATCACCGCCTTCCGCTTCGCGCTGGGCCACGCGGCCATGCTCGGCGGCATCGCCGCGGTGTGCCTGATGGCGGGCGTGGGCCTCTCGGAGACCTTCGAGCGCTGGGCTGAAATCTTCGGCGGCGCCGTCCTGGTCGCCCTCGCGGTGGCCGCGCTCCTGTTCCCCAACACGATGAACCACGGCCACCCGCACCTGCCCGGCCACGCCCAGGAGCCCCACGAGCACGTGCACACCGTCAGCACCGCCGCGGGCGCGCTGATGGCCATCAGCGGCGTGCGCTCGCTGCTCCTCGCCCTGCCCCCACTGCTCGTCGGCGGCAGCATGAGCCTGGCGGCCTGGACCTACCTGCCCGGCTTCGCGCTGGGCATCCTCATCGGCATGGGCACCGTGGGCCTGCTCTTCGCCGAGGGCATCACCCGCCTCAACGACCGCATCACCGCGTGGGTGCAGCGTGTCGTCGCCGTGGGCTCCGCGGCGCTCGGCCTGTTCTGGATCGGCTCGCGGCTGGTCGGCGGCTGAAGCAGCACCCCCGGCTCCGGGCGCCCCCACGTCATGGGGCGCCTCGTCGAGCCAGCGGCACCGGACTACGAACGCTTGTCCAGGATGCCCAGCGACATCATCGCCACCAGGAAGCCGTAGACGACGTGCTCGGGGCGGTTGGCGAAGGCCAGCAGCTCCGCGACGGTGCGGTTGCCGTCGATCTTGGGCAGCAGCTCCGCCTCCCACCGCTCCAGCTCCACCTCGTTGAGCTGGTAGGCGGGCGCCACGGCGGGGATGAGCCGGTCCTCGGGCTGCAGCAGCCGGCGCAGTCGCTCCGGCTTGTAGAGCTTCTTGATGCCTCGGACGATGAGGTTCGCCGGGTGCACGTCCAGCTTGATGGACTCCGAGCTGGCCTTCTCCCGGAAGCTCATCAGGTACGTGCCCTCGTCCCACGCGAAGAGCGAGTAGATGACGGCCTTCACCTGCTGGCCCACGTAGTAGAGCCGCTCGGTGTCCTTGAGCAGTCCGCGCTCCACGAGCACGTCACCCGTGCGGCGGTTCGTCTGCCCCGCCACGGCGGAGGCGTCCTGGAGCTGCTCGGGCTTGATCTTGCCCACGCGCACCAGGAACTGACCGAACCGGTCCGCCAGCAGGTTCGACAGGGCGAACACCGGCATGCCCTTCTCGAAATAGACGACCTTCTTCACCTTGCCCTTCTGCACGCCCAGCTCCCCCGTCTCGCGAGACAGGTAGTAGGCGGTGAGCAGCGCGGGCAGGTTGTCCTTCAGCTCGCCCCGGCGGCTGCCCGGAGGCCCCGAGCCCACGGGCGGAGGGTCCGGCGGACGCCCCGGCGTGGGGGGCCGCACCTGGGTGGCCGGCACCTTCTGCATGGGGCTGGCGGTGAGGTTGGCGCCGCGAATCTCCGCGGTGATGTTGCCGCCGCCGGTCACCTTGATGCGGCCGGTCAGCTCCATCACGTCCTGCGGGCCCTCCTCCTCGACGTCGATGTCGAGCTCCACCTCGAACGCGTCCTGGAGCGAGCCGGGCGGCGGGGCCTTCTTCTCCGGAGGCAGGACCTTGGTGACGGCCTCCAGCAGCTTCTGCGCCTCGAAGGGTTTCTCGAAGTAACCCGCGGACTGGTACTTCTGCCGGGCCTCCAGCGCGTGCTTGCCGCCCTTGAAGACCCCCGTGATGAACAGCAGCGGCAGCTGCGGGTTGTCCTTCCGCAGCGCATCCGCCAGGTGGTAGCCCATCATGTCCGGCAGCAGGATATCCAAGACAGCCGCGCCTGGAGGCTGGGCCCGAGCCACCTCGATGGCCTGCCTGCCGCGGCTGGCGCCGACAACCTCGTAGCCCGCGTCCTCGAACAGTTGCGTGAGGAGGGAGAGAAGCTCCGGGTTGTCATCGACGACGAGAATTCTAGGGGCGGCCATCGCGGGCCGTACGCTACCAGATGAATGCGAAGGGGTGGGACAATCTACCCCTGACTTCCGGTTTCCACGGTGGATGCATCTATGCCGCCGGGCGGTTAGGGTGGCGCTCCCGTCATGGCTTCTCTCCGTCACATCCTTCGCGCCCCAGGCCTCTTGCTCCTGGCCTGTCTGGCTCTCGCCGTGCCCTCCCTCGCGCTGGCGCAGCAGCAGGATGGCGGCGTCACCGTCCCCCTGCCGGATGCCTCCTCGGGCGAGGGTGGCTCGGACCGGGACAACCCGGAGGGAGAGGACGGAACGGGGCGGGTGCACACGGCCTGCCGCAGCACCCGTGACTGCTCACCACGCTTCAGTTGCGAGGACGGCACCTGCCGCTACACGGGTGTGCGCAAGGCGGAGCAAGTAGGGTGTGTGATGGGCGCCGAGGCCGCGCTCGTGCTGGTGGGGTTGGCGGGAATCGCCCTGCCCCGCCGCAAACGCTAGGGGGGAGGCGCGCATGAGGCTGGGGCTCAAGGCGGACAACCTGCTGGAGCGCGTCGCGGACTGGTTCAACCTGGCGCCGCAGCCCCTGGCCCATGCGTTCTTCGGGATGATGGCGTCGCGCACGCTGATGGCCGGCGTCCGGCTGGGCGTGTACCAGGCGCTGGCGGACGGGGCCGCGACGTCCGAGGCGCTCGCGACGCGGCTGAAGCTGTCGGCGGAAGGCACGCGCTCGCTGATGGAGGCGCTGGTGGCGTGCGAGGCCGTGGAGCGGCAGCGCGATGGCCGCTACCGGCTGGCGTCCCGCTCGAAGCGGTGGCTGGACCCGCGCTCGCCCCAGTACGTGGGGGCCTTCCTGGAGTTCAACTACGCGCAGTGGGACTGGTGGACGGGGCTGGAGGGCGTGGTGCGCTCGGGCGAGGCGGTGGACATCCACGACTTCGCCCCGGAGGACCCGCGCTGGCGCGACTACATCCACGCCATGCACCAGCTCGCCCGGCTGGCGGCCCCGGAGGTCGCCGCGGCCATTCCCCTCCCCCGAGGCGCCCGGAACCTGCTGGACCTGGGCGGCGCGCATGGCTGGTACGCGGCGGAACTGTGCCAGCGGCACCGGGGGCTGAGGGCCACGGTGCTGGATTTGGAGGGCAGCGCCCGCGTGGGCCGGGACATCATCGCCTCCGCGGGGCTGAGCCACCTCGTCACCCACCAGTCCGGGGACATCCTCACCGCCGACCTGGGGGGCATCCACGACGGGGTGCTGCTGTTCCAGGTGATGCACCACCTGACGCCCGCACAGAACGTGGCGCTCCTGCGCCGCATCCGGGGCGCGCTGGCCCCCAAGGGGACCCTGGCGGTGCTGGAGTACCTGCGCGAGGACGTCCAGGCCCCCACCAGCTCCGCGCCCCTCATCGGCCTGCACTACTTCGTGACGTCCGGCGCGGCCGCCTACACGCCCGCCGAGGTGGAGGGCTTCCTGGACGACGCGGGCTACCGCATCGAGAGCAGCCGGCCCATCCGCCACCTCCCCCTCCAGACGCTCCTCATCGCCCGGCTCGACTGACCGGTCCCCCAGCGGGCGGTGGGGCTTGCATTCCGTCCTCCCTCTCGGGGGGCCCGATAGGCTAGCTTCCGCCGCCCGTTTCCCATGCGTCCTGAATCCTCTCTTTCCGCAAGCCCAGCTGACGTGGCGCTCGCCGTCGACCTCGACGGCACCCTGGTGCGCACCGACACGCTGCACGAGAACCTGCTCGTCCTCTTCAAGCGAGCGCCCTGGCTGCTGTTCCTGCTGCCGCTGTGGGTGCTCAAGGGGAAGGCGTACTTCAAGGCGGAGGTCGCCCGGCGGGCCGCGCTGGACGCCCGGCACCTGCCGTACAACGAAGAGCTGCTCGCGTTCCTCCACGAGGAGAAGGCGCGAGGCCGCAAGCTGGTGCTGGCCACGGCGGCGGACCAGCGCATCGCGGACGCGGTGGCCGCGCACCTGGGCCTCTTCTCGGAGGTCCACGCGAGCAACGGCACGGAGAACCTGTCCGGCACGCGCAAGCTGGCGAAGCTGAAGGCCGCGCTGGGCACGTTCGACTACGCGGGCAATGACTCGGTGGACCTGCCGCTGTGGCGCGAGTCGCGCGAGGTCGTCGTGGTCAACGCCCCCTCGGGCGTGCTCAAGCAGGCCCAGGGGCTGGGACGCCCCGTCGCGCGGGTGTTCGAGAAGCCCGCCCGGAGCCCGCGCGTCTGGGTGAAGGCCCTGCGCGTGCACCAGTGGGCGAAGAACGCGCTCGTCTTCGTGCCGATGCTGGCCGCGCACAAGGCGGCCTCGGCGGACCTGCTCACGCAGGCGGCGCTGGGCTTCCTGGCGTTCAGCCTGTGCGCCTCCAGCGTGTACGTGCTCAACGACATGCTGGACCTGGAAGCGGACCGGCGCCACCCGTCGAAGAAGAAGCGCCCGTTCGCGGCGTGCACGCTGCCGGTGAGCGTGGGCGTGGTGCTGGCGCCGCTGCTGCTCATCGCGGGCGCCGCGGTGTGTCTGCTCCTGCCGCCGGCCTTCGGGGCGCTGCTGGCCGCGTACTACGCGCTGACACTGGCGTACTCGCTGCGGCTCAAGCAGGTGGTGATGCTGGACGTGCTGGTGCTGGCGGGCCTGTACACGGTGCGCATCTTCGGCGGCTCGCTGGCGGTGGGCGTGCCCACGTCGAGCTGGCTGCTCATGTTCAGCATGTTCCTGTTCCTCTCGCTCGCGCTGGTGAAGCGGCTGAGCGAGGTGCGCCGGCTGCGCCAGTCCAACGAGACGTCCGCGCACGGGCGCGGCTACCTGTCGCAGGACTACGAGCAGCTCGCGAGCCTGGGCGCCGCGGCCGGACAGGTGTCCGTGCTGGTGCTGGCGCTCTACATCTCCTCCAAGGAGGTGACGGCGTACTACGACCACCCCGAGCGGCTCTGGCTGCTGTGCCCGGTGATGCTCTACTGGGTGGGGCGGGTCTGGGTGCTGGCCCACCGGGGCGAGGTGAATGAGGATCCGCTCGTCTTCGCGCTCAAGGACCGGGTGAGCTACGCGGTGGGGGCCGTCGCGGCGCTGGTGTTGTGGGCGGCCACATGAGAGGTCTTCCTCGATGAAGTCATTGGAGTCCTGGGGGCGCTACCCCCGAGTCGAGCAGCGCACGCAGGCGCTGACGTGGCGCTCGGATGCCTTGCCGGAGGTGTCCGGCCCGGTGCTGCCGCACGGGCTGGGGCGCAGCTATGGCGACTCCTGCCTCAACGGGGGCGGGACGCTGCTGCTCACCTCGGGGCTGGACAGGTTCATCGACTTCGACCCGGCGACGGGCATCGTGCGCTGCGAGGCGGGCGTCTCGCTGGACATGATTCTGCGGCTGGGCGCGCCGCGCGGCTGGTTCCTGCCGGTGACGCCGGGGACCAAGTTCGTCACGGTGGGCGGGGCCATCGCCAACGACGTGCATGGCAAGAACCACCACTGCGCGGGCACCTTCGGCCGGTATGTGCGCCGCTTCGAGTTGGTGCGCTCGGATGGCAGCCGCCGCATCTGCTCGCCGGACGAGAACCCGGACTGGTACGGCGCGACCATCGGCGGCCTGGGGCTGACGGGGCTCATCACGTGGGCGGAGGTGCAGCTCAAGCCCATCAGCAATCCGTACGTGCTCCAGGAGACGGTGCCGCTCGCGAACCTGGATGAGTTCCTCGTCGTCGCGCGCGAGTCGGAAGCGGACCACCAGTTCACCATGGCGTGGGTGGACTGCCTGGCGCGCGGCAAGAAGCTGGGCCGCGGGTTGTTGTACCGAGGCAACTTCGCGCCGCCGCAGTTCGACGGGCTGCCCTTGGCGAAGAGCCACCTGTCGCACGGCATCGGGTTGGCGGTGCCCATGGACATGCCGTCGTTCTGCTTGAACCGGCTGACGGTGTCCGCGTTCAACTGGCTGTACTTCCACCGGCAGAACGGCAAGCCCAAGCAGCGGCTGACGCACTACGACCCGTTCTTCTATCCGCTGGATGCCATCTACGGGTGGAACCGCATCTACGGCAGCCGAGGCTTCCTCCAGTTCCAGTGCGTGGTGCCGTACTCGACGGCGCGCGACGCGCTGAGGGACATCCTGGAGCGGAGTTCGCGGGGGGGCCTGCCCAGCTTCCTGTCCGTGTTGAAGACGTTTGGAGACATTCCCTCTCCGGGTTGGCTGTCCTTCCCGCGCAAGGGCGTGACGCTGGCCATGGACTTCGCCAACCGGGGAGAGAAGACGTACCGGCTGGTGGAGGAGCTGGACCGGGTGACGCGCGAGGCGGGGGGCGCGGTGTATCCGGCGAAGGATGCGCGCATGAGCCCGGAGAGCTTCGCGGCGTACTTCCCGCGCCACACGGAGTTCGCGGGGTATGTCGACCCGGCGTTCTCCTCGTCGTTCTGGCGGCGGATGCACCCGGTGAGCCTGCCCTTCTCGCTGGAGTCCGAGCGAGCCTTGGGGGCTCCGCAACCGCAGTCCGTGCTGGCGCTTCGCTGACCTCTTTTTTTCCGAGATTCCTCAAGCCATGAAGAAAGTGCTCGTCCTCGGCGCCACCAGCGCCATTGCCCAGGCCACGGTGCGGCTGCTCGCCGCGCGAGGGGCCTCGCTGTACCTCGTGGGTCGCAACGCGGCGAACCTGGATGCGGTGACGAAGGATGCCGCCACGCGGGGCGCCGCGAAGGTGGAGTCGAAGGCGGTGGACCTGAACGACTTCGCCACGCATGAGGCGCTGGTGGAGGGGGCGTATCAGGCGCTGGGTGGATTGGATGGCGTGGTGCTGGCGCACGGCGTGCTGGGAGACCAGGCGGAGTCGCAGGCCACGTGGACGGCGACGGAGGCGGTGCTGCGCACCAACTTCATGAGCGCCGTGTCGCTGCTGACGCCGCTGGCCAACCGGTTCGAGGCGCAGAAGGCGGGCACGCTGGTGGTCATCTCGTCGGTGGCGGGAGACCGGGGCCGGCAGAGCAACTACGTGTACGGCGCGTCGAAGGGTGCGCTGAACGTGTTCCTCCAGGGCCTGCGCAACCGCCTGGCGAAGTCCAACGTGGCGGTGGTGACGGTGAAGCCGGGCTTCGTGGACACACCGATGACGGCGCACCTGCCGAAGAACAAGCTGTTCGCGTCGCCGGAGAAGGTGGCGCGAGGACTCTTGCGCGCCGCGGACTCGCGCAAGAACGAGGTCTACGTCCCCGGCATCTGGGCGCTCATCATGCTCATCATCAAGAGCATCCCGGAATCCGTGTTCAAGAAGTTGAAGCTCTAGTTGTAGACGTCCGCTCGCAGCGGCGCGGCTTGTCAGGGGGCCTTGCTATCTCCACACTCGAGGCATGGCCTACGGCAAACGCGAAACAGAGGGCGTCGCAACCCTCGCCGACATCGAGGCTCTGCCTGAGGGCGTCGTGGGCGAGATCATCGATGGGACGTTGTATGTGCATGCCCAGCCAAGACCTGGGCATATGGACATCTTGGGGGGCTTGCATGCCGTGCTCTGGAGCCAGTTCCAGCAAGGGCGCAGTGGGCCCGGGGGCTGGTGGATTCAGGTAGAGCCCGGCATCGAGCTGGAAGACTCACCGGAGTTCATTCCAGACATCGCGGGGTGGCGGAAGGAGCGCATCGCACGGCTGCCAGCAACCTCATGGCGACTGGCTCCGGACTGGGCTTGCGAAATCCTCTCACCGTCGACGCGTGGGTATGACCAGCGCATCAAGCGCCCGTTCTACGCACGCATCGGCATCCGGCATCTGTGGTTCATCGACCTGGAGTCGCGCACGCTCACCGTGAGCGAGTTGCGCGAGGGCCGCTGGACCGAGCTGGGTGTGTACGGTGACGACGATGTCGTCCGTGCCGCGCCGTTCGAGGAAGTCGAGCTGCGGCTCGGGGAACTCTGGCCTCTCGTGGAGCCGTCCGACGCCCGGTAGCTGCGCTGGCTTGTCAGGGGGCCTTGCTCTCTCCACACTCGAGGCATGGCCTACGGCAAACAGTCGCTGAACAGGGTTGCGACCCTCGCCGACATCGAGGCTCTGCCTGAGGGCGTCGTGGGCGAGATCATCGAGGGTGCGCTGTATACACATGCCCGCCCTGACGGCGGACATGTCTATCTGGGATTGAGATTGTTTGGCGAGCTGGATGGTCCGTTCCAGCTCGGCAACCCCGGTCCTGGCGGCTGGTGGCTCATGGTCGAGCCCGGTGTGCGAGCAGCAGGCTCGCCCGAGTTCGTTCCAGACCTCGCGGGGTGGCGACGCGAACGTGTCGCCACGCTCCCGGAGCGGCAGTGGACCCTCCATCCCGACTGGGTCTGCGAAATCCTCTCGCCGTCGACTCGCGCCTATGACCTGAACATCAAGCGCCCGTTCTACGCGAGGCTCGGCATCCGCCACCTGTGGCTCATCGACATGGTCTCTCGCACGCTCACCGTGAGCGAGCTGCGCGATGGACAATGGGCCGAGCTGGGCGTCTACACCGACGGGGACTCCCTCATCCGAATCCCACCCTTCGAGGATGTCGAGCTGCGCTGGGGATGGCTCTGGCGCTCACTCCAGCACTCCGACTGAGCACGCCCCTCAGCGCGCCGCCGGGCGGAACCAGGTCGGCTCCGCGCGGATGGACGTCCCGCCGCTGAACATGCCCCCGCTGTAGAACGTGTCCTCGAAGAAGATGTACGGGTGGACGAGCTCCGGGCGACTGGCAGCCTCCAGTCGGGCCGCTTGTGCCGGCGGAAGCTCCACGTCCAGCGCGTGCAGGTTCGCCTCGAGCTGCTCCAGCTTCGTCGCGCCGATGATGGTCGACGCCACCCCGGGCCGCCGCGCCACCCATGCCAGCGCGACCTGCGCGGGAGACCGGTCCAGCTCTCGTGACACCTCCAGCAACGTGTCGACGATGCGCCAGTTCCGCTCCGTGAAGAGCTTCTCCAGACCCGGGTTTCCTCCTCCCTGGATGGCCGGAAGCCGACCCTCCCCCTTCGCCGTGAGCCCCTCTCGCGTGTACTTGCCCGACAACATCCCCGAGCCCAGCGGACTCCACGGCGTGATGCTCGCCCCGAGCTCCAGCGCGGCGGGGATGTGCTCGCGCTCGATGTTGCGCTCCAGCAGCGAGTACTCGAGTTGGAGCGCGACCACCCGCTCCCAACCCTGGCGCTCCGCCAACGTCTGCGCCCGTGCGAAGTACCAGGCCGGCACGTCCGACAGCCCGAGGTAGCGAATCTTCCCCGCGCTCACGAGGTCCGTCAGCGTCTGCATCACCTCCTCCAGCGGAGTGATGCCGTCCCACGCGTGCAGCCAGTAGAGGTCCACGTAGTCCGTCTTCAGCCGGCGCAGCGACGCCTCCAGCGCGCGATGGATGTTCTTGCGTCCATTGCCTCCCGCGTTCGGGTCCCCGGGAATCGTGTTGATGGTGAACTTCGTCGCGATGACGGCGCTGTCACGCCCGCCCTGCTTCGCGAAGTAGTCCCCGATGAACTCCTCGCTCGTCCCACCCGTGTACCCATCCGCCGTGTCGAGGAAGTTGCCACCCGCCTCCAGGTAGCGGGCCAGCAGCCTGTGCGCCGTCTCCTTGGGACTCCCCCACCCCCACTCCGTGCCGAACGTCATGGTCCCCAGCGCCAACGGGCTCACCCTCAGCCCCGAGCGCCCCAGCAGGTGATACCGGGCCAACGAGTCGATGCGCTTCGTCGTGTTCGTCGTCATGTGCGCCATCCGTGCCTCCGTGATGGACACAACATGCGCCGCGCACTCTCTTCGAGAAAGGGGCAGAATGTTCAAACACTGTTGAGGAGCCTTTAACAATGGCCCTGACGCCCCTGAATGAGCTGGCCGTGTTCATCGCCGTCGCCCGACACAAGAGCTTCACCCGCGCGGCGAAGGAGTTGGGGGTCTCCACCTCCGCCGTGAGCCACACCGTGCGACTCCTGGAGGAACGCGCGGGAGGAGCCCTGCTGTCTCGGACCACGCGCAGCGTGTCACTCACGGACATGGGGCAGCGATTGCTGGAGCGCGCCGGGCCTGGCCTGGAGGCGGCGCTCAGTGCGCTCGACCACCTGTCCGCAGATACCTCCGAGGTGACGGGCACACTGCGGCTCACCGTCCCCGTCACGTCCATCTCGACGGTGCTCGAGCCCGTCCTGCCCCGCTTCATCCAGGAGCACCCTCACGTCCGCGTGGAGGTGCGTGTCTCCGACCGGTTCGTGAACATCGTGCAGGAGGGCCTCGACGCCGGCATCCGCCTCACCGAGTCCGTCGAGCGCGACATGGTGCAGGTCCGCCTCACGCCGCCCTTCCGCTTCGTCATCGTCGGCTCGCCCGCGTACCTCAAGAAGCGAGGCACCCCGACGCGGCCCGAAGACCTGGAGCACCACGACTGCATCAGCTTCCGAGCCCCCACGACGGGACTGCTCTACCACTGGGAGTTGGAGCGAGGACGCCGCGAGCTGCGGGTCCCCGTGAAGGGACCGCTGGTCGCGGACCATGCCCAGTTCATGCTGCGCATGGCGATAGCCGGCGTGGGGCTGGCGTACCTCGCGGAGATTGAAGCCGAGCCCGCGTTGAGTTCGGGCGCGGTGAGAGCCGTGATGGAGGACTGGACGCCCTCCGTGCCCGGCTTGTTCCTCTACTACCCCCACCGCGCCCGCGCCTCACCGCCCCTGCGCGCCTTCATCAACCTGGCGCGCAAGCTCCTCCCGGTGAAGTAGACCCGTGCCGAGCCTCAGTAGAAGTCCGTGGGAGGAATCGCGAGCCCCGACAACTCCAGCAGATACAAACAGGCCTCACGAAACGCGCCCCCTTGGCCCTTATCGTCTGGAGACCAGACGAGATAGGCCTTGTAGCGGCCACGCTGAACACCCTCCAGCAGCCAGTCCGCGCCATCGAGATACTCGACGCCATACGGCGCGCTCGGCCTGCTCGAACGCGTCCAGAAAGAAAACGCCTGCAACTTGCGATGGAGCTCGTTCCATTCGCTCGGCAAGAGCAGACGGGAGCGCTGAGTCCTGGGTGCGTCCAGCCAGCTCGCATAGCCACCCAGATGCTCCGCGTGCAGCACATACACCGCCCCCCGCCGCTCCACGCGAATCATCAGAGGTGCACTGAAGGACGGGCTCCAGGTGAAGCGATAGACCTCGGAGTCCCATCCCGCGGGCCACAAGCCGCGCTCCCCCATGGTGTAGAGGATGGTGGAGAAGACACACCGCTTGAATCTGTCCGAGCGCAGGTCCGGCCGCCCCGCGACCAGGTCCATCTTGAAGGACACCGCCAGGGCACCCTCTGGGATGACCGAGGGCAAGGGCAATGGCCGCTCCGCCTTCGAGGTGCAGTACCGCCAGAAGGCCGCGTCGTAGTCCGCCCCCCAGGGAACAGACTGCCGGGCCGCACAGCCCCCCAGCACCCACGCGATGAAACACAGACGAACCCAGCTCGAACCCATGCACCAAGCCTGCCCATCCCACCGCACTGAATCCTCACGGAAGGCTCACGACTCCCGCACGCTCTCGTCGAGCGTCCCGTCGATGACCTTCTTCGCGATCCCGAACGAGAACCCCGCGCGTGCGAGCGCCGCCAGGTCCCGCTTGCGGTTCTCCTCGCGCGTCTCCAGGTTCTTGCGGAACGGGCCCAGCCGCTTCTTCCGCGCCCAGATGCGAGCCGCCTGCTCGTCGGAGACCTCCGCCGTCGCCTGCGCCAGCTTGCGCTGCACCAGCTCCGCGCCCACGCCCTTCATCCGCAGCTTCTGCGCAATCACCCGCGTGCTGCGGCCCGAAGCGCGCAGTGACTGCGCCTTCATCCCCGCATAGGCGTCATCGTTGATGAGCCCGTTGCGCACCAGCTTCTGCGTCAGCGCCTCAATCCACCCGAGCGCCTCCGCCTTGTCTCCCCCATGCTCCTTCACGGAGCGGTCCACGCGGCGCACGAGCACGCGCTTGAGCTGGCTCACCGTGGAGGCATAGCGCTTCAAGTAGTGCAGCGCCGCGTTCTCCAGGTAGCGGGGAGACACCTTCCGGGGTCGCTTCTGCTTCCTGAGGGGCCTGCTGTCCTGTCCGGTCCGGTCGTCTTCCACGAGGGCTCCTATCTACCAGGGGAGTCCGACACGGCCCCGTCCCAAGCGCACGCCCTCGCACATCCCACCCCACGAGCGGTCAACCCCACGCGACTCAGCGCGTTGTTTCGCCGGGCAAGCACCGTTTGGGCACTCCAGGGCTCGCTGGCTACGCTCGCTTTCCGCGAGAGGCCCTCATGACCAGCGCTGCCCCTGTCCCAGCCCCACTCGAGCCCCCGGCTCCCGTGACGTCCCCGCCCGCTCCCTCCACGCCGCAGGTGGAACCCTGGAGCCTCGCGCGGCGCTACGGCTTCCGCTTCGTCTTCGCCTTTTTGTTCCTGTACCACCTGCCGTTCCCTCCGAAGAGCTTCTGGCAGCCCCTCGAGGTCTGGTTGGCCAGGCATGTGTTCGGCCATGACCTGGTGGTCCCCACGGGCCCCAGTGGCAGCGGCGACAAGGCCGTGGACTACGCGCACCTGGCCTTCATGCTCACGCTCTCGTTCCTCGTCGCGGGGGTCTGGTCCTTCATCGACCGGCGCCGCACGGACTACGTGAAGGCCCACGACTTCCTGCGCGTCTACGTCCGCTACATCCTGGCCGTCTCCATGCTGTCCTATGGCTTCGCGAAGGTCATCAAGACCCAGTTCCCCTTCCCCAACCTGGAGCGGCTCACCCAGCCCCTGGGCGACCTGTCCCCCATGGGGCTGCTCTGGACCTTCATGGGCTACTCCCCGGGCTACAACCTCTTCACCGGAGGCGCGGAGGCCTTGGGAGGACTGCTGCTCTTCTTCCGACGAACCACGACGCTCGGCGCGCTCGTCGTCATCGGCGTCATGGTCAACGTCGTCGCGCTCAACTTCTTCTACGACGTCCCGGTCAAGCTCTACTCCTCCCTGCTCGTCTCGCTCGCGGTCTTCCTGCTGCTGCCCGACCTCCGCCGGCTCGCGGACGTGCTCGTCTTCAACCGGGCCACCCAGCCCACCGTGCTCGCCACGCCCTTCACCTTCTCCTCCCGAGTCACCTGGGCCCTTCGCGGCGTGAAGGCCGTCTTCATCGGCTGGATGCTCTACTCCAGCGTCAGCCAGAACCTGTCCATGTCCGAGAAGTGGGGCGACGCCGCGCCCCATCCCCCGCTGTATGGGTTCTACGACGTGGAGTCCTTCACGAGGGACGGGCAGGTCCTCCCGCCCCTCCTCGGTGACACCCACCGCTGGCGCGCCTTCATCGTG
Encoded here:
- a CDS encoding UbiA family prenyltransferase, which translates into the protein MRPESSLSASPADVALAVDLDGTLVRTDTLHENLLVLFKRAPWLLFLLPLWVLKGKAYFKAEVARRAALDARHLPYNEELLAFLHEEKARGRKLVLATAADQRIADAVAAHLGLFSEVHASNGTENLSGTRKLAKLKAALGTFDYAGNDSVDLPLWRESREVVVVNAPSGVLKQAQGLGRPVARVFEKPARSPRVWVKALRVHQWAKNALVFVPMLAAHKAASADLLTQAALGFLAFSLCASSVYVLNDMLDLEADRRHPSKKKRPFAACTLPVSVGVVLAPLLLIAGAAVCLLLPPAFGALLAAYYALTLAYSLRLKQVVMLDVLVLAGLYTVRIFGGSLAVGVPTSSWLLMFSMFLFLSLALVKRLSEVRRLRQSNETSAHGRGYLSQDYEQLASLGAAAGQVSVLVLALYISSKEVTAYYDHPERLWLLCPVMLYWVGRVWVLAHRGEVNEDPLVFALKDRVSYAVGAVAALVLWAAT
- a CDS encoding SDR family oxidoreductase, with protein sequence MKKVLVLGATSAIAQATVRLLAARGASLYLVGRNAANLDAVTKDAATRGAAKVESKAVDLNDFATHEALVEGAYQALGGLDGVVLAHGVLGDQAESQATWTATEAVLRTNFMSAVSLLTPLANRFEAQKAGTLVVISSVAGDRGRQSNYVYGASKGALNVFLQGLRNRLAKSNVAVVTVKPGFVDTPMTAHLPKNKLFASPEKVARGLLRAADSRKNEVYVPGIWALIMLIIKSIPESVFKKLKL
- a CDS encoding class I SAM-dependent methyltransferase → MRLGLKADNLLERVADWFNLAPQPLAHAFFGMMASRTLMAGVRLGVYQALADGAATSEALATRLKLSAEGTRSLMEALVACEAVERQRDGRYRLASRSKRWLDPRSPQYVGAFLEFNYAQWDWWTGLEGVVRSGEAVDIHDFAPEDPRWRDYIHAMHQLARLAAPEVAAAIPLPRGARNLLDLGGAHGWYAAELCQRHRGLRATVLDLEGSARVGRDIIASAGLSHLVTHQSGDILTADLGGIHDGVLLFQVMHHLTPAQNVALLRRIRGALAPKGTLAVLEYLREDVQAPTSSAPLIGLHYFVTSGAAAYTPAEVEGFLDDAGYRIESSRPIRHLPLQTLLIARLD
- a CDS encoding MXAN_6627.5 family MYXO-CTERM protein gives rise to the protein MASLRHILRAPGLLLLACLALAVPSLALAQQQDGGVTVPLPDASSGEGGSDRDNPEGEDGTGRVHTACRSTRDCSPRFSCEDGTCRYTGVRKAEQVGCVMGAEAALVLVGLAGIALPRRKR
- a CDS encoding response regulator; this translates as MAAPRILVVDDNPELLSLLTQLFEDAGYEVVGASRGRQAIEVARAQPPGAAVLDILLPDMMGYHLADALRKDNPQLPLLFITGVFKGGKHALEARQKYQSAGYFEKPFEAQKLLEAVTKVLPPEKKAPPPGSLQDAFEVELDIDVEEEGPQDVMELTGRIKVTGGGNITAEIRGANLTASPMQKVPATQVRPPTPGRPPDPPPVGSGPPGSRRGELKDNLPALLTAYYLSRETGELGVQKGKVKKVVYFEKGMPVFALSNLLADRFGQFLVRVGKIKPEQLQDASAVAGQTNRRTGDVLVERGLLKDTERLYYVGQQVKAVIYSLFAWDEGTYLMSFREKASSESIKLDVHPANLIVRGIKKLYKPERLRRLLQPEDRLIPAVAPAYQLNEVELERWEAELLPKIDGNRTVAELLAFANRPEHVVYGFLVAMMSLGILDKRS
- a CDS encoding Uma2 family endonuclease; the protein is MAYGKRETEGVATLADIEALPEGVVGEIIDGTLYVHAQPRPGHMDILGGLHAVLWSQFQQGRSGPGGWWIQVEPGIELEDSPEFIPDIAGWRKERIARLPATSWRLAPDWACEILSPSTRGYDQRIKRPFYARIGIRHLWFIDLESRTLTVSELREGRWTELGVYGDDDVVRAAPFEEVELRLGELWPLVEPSDAR
- a CDS encoding FAD-binding oxidoreductase, which codes for MKSLESWGRYPRVEQRTQALTWRSDALPEVSGPVLPHGLGRSYGDSCLNGGGTLLLTSGLDRFIDFDPATGIVRCEAGVSLDMILRLGAPRGWFLPVTPGTKFVTVGGAIANDVHGKNHHCAGTFGRYVRRFELVRSDGSRRICSPDENPDWYGATIGGLGLTGLITWAEVQLKPISNPYVLQETVPLANLDEFLVVARESEADHQFTMAWVDCLARGKKLGRGLLYRGNFAPPQFDGLPLAKSHLSHGIGLAVPMDMPSFCLNRLTVSAFNWLYFHRQNGKPKQRLTHYDPFFYPLDAIYGWNRIYGSRGFLQFQCVVPYSTARDALRDILERSSRGGLPSFLSVLKTFGDIPSPGWLSFPRKGVTLAMDFANRGEKTYRLVEELDRVTREAGGAVYPAKDARMSPESFAAYFPRHTEFAGYVDPAFSSSFWRRMHPVSLPFSLESERALGAPQPQSVLALR